From Anopheles darlingi chromosome 2, idAnoDarlMG_H_01, whole genome shotgun sequence, the proteins below share one genomic window:
- the LOC125948814 gene encoding unconventional myosin-IXAa-like isoform X4 — MKVYVGALSLHYEALSVEASKQTTAEEIVSCIVERLGLTGNNYELAEVAGECKERRLSAHEKPVSVMLLWPMHSEKDFHRFYLREIQSDVPWLDSYGLDPQILRDFIPFLLQKENREYPDLCQLPDLNEATLLENLRQRFEAGHIYTYVGSILIAVNPFKFHPIYNPKYVRLYQNQRIGPILPPHIFAIADNAYYNMLKEKRNQCIVISGESGSGKTESTNFLLHHLTALSQKGAHGSGVEQTILSAGPVLEAFGNAKTAHNNNSSRFGKFIQVNYRENGMVQGAVVQKYLLEKSRIVSQGHYERNYHVFYYLLSGATDAEREALHLLPPEKYHYLNAKNLILENCDEKYEFSRLKQSMEMVGFSAEKQRRLFNVLSAVLLLGNVEFFPKKSTYHHDESVQVRNPDVVGLISELLRVKQETLMSALTSKRVKASGETLIMQYKLPEAIAARDALAKCLYGALFDWIVLQVNHALLNKDQALHTGHSIGVLDIFGFEDFGPQNSFEQLCINYANEHLQYYFNLHVFKYEQKEYKREGIKWTDIEFLDNYGCLQLFESKPSGLLCILDDLCNFPGATNETLLQKFNSVHKDNAFYEKPQRKENAFIIKHYAGKVKYQVAEMREKNLDLMRQDIVSVLKNSSMAFVRELVGADPVAVFRWAILRAFFRGYFAFRSAGIKHRKERADMSFNKLATKTRYRAPNDSIVSHLVTVSSVNLTINRIAKRISNAMSDFTSGSSSPGSVSPYHRQSLGNAAIGYSQAAGGGSPAGAASTPRRSWSNFAFNNKNFPDGKLNYECQQQVVDSKHYPTHHYQHQTGASPSSVYGNNGSPGGAGGGGAGRHSSVPNNMTGASSGGASGAGSKGYGFGTAAARSRFERSGQDVMARASQIVMKNKSFRPRERPKKGLKNLQSVKTLSAGQNLTNQTSGIKTRKQPLTVTAQFQNSLIALMETLNQANPFFIRCIKSNPNKIPNQFDDATVTRQLRYTGMLETVRIRRAGYNVRLTYEEFIQLYRILLPKGLVSSQKDVRDFMSTMDLNKQHYQLGLTKIYMRESQKMRLDVALHTKIIDSIIRIQRWFRAILQRKKYCQYRNAACTIQSYWRDYLREKQEKFTRKIRNHAATVIQATWRGYTVRKWYSKLKTGVLVIQARIRGNQARSRFKELLSKKLQRDRVKLRSTQSLPVERPGVPSVGTSYAGAGGGGREGGYAEVVQVIEHRKKPMPAAVVGRSFETAIDIVNKNRALFADDSMSADFIDDDDEDDDEEEEDEEEEAELEAVRGSRQGHEEDDEEDDEEGYEDLGLVDDPHFSAVTMLSPVHGVTSMPLTTPAATSSPVGAIKNSALLDRKEKYVKNLAISGTTGTGVTPSIASSSSSNNGASYQKTPLQRQEDVLDRPNPRLYDIERASKSTFDDTELAKYRYERGGILGALDASSSGVKLPVRRVDSGPSSSVTGGGGVSGAVGRPGVQRFRYGDTSTYGGTGGMIRSPNYSNNSYSNSNVEIVFVNTAQDAASGSGKGETPAKNSQMSGTPASRNLNRNSSSGTLTTTPHQQQLASLRRDSLPFSHRLSSRTSGDEINSNYHLLQQQQQQQQHKQMLHQQSVSAMAGISSQSQSQSLPLASAGGHIGNYQNLQFPPTSNYHQQHHHHQQQQQQQQQQQQQQQQQQQQQQQQQQQQQQQLQQSVYNNNATAISNSLTSSSSTSSSSNNSNVKMSSSSSGSSYTVASYGNTAAGSSRADPVASISQSRVSAAYPDDFAQNYYNAMATPKGKAAALLGTAKSEDSTVSGAGGSSKYSGAGVGGGSLAKADSSDMVLAASSAGSKSNRRLKSSNLSEDQPQQLAGVGSGNNAVSYHPGTGLTRRAPVGGNAALPSSTSSSGMDTLKRRNSDPTNKVPLLEVNRGNDMYQSSTRINIAGHQFRKVQRINKAERCACCQEIDSFVNEGYRCLDCKVLVHTKCIQNGGIKSLQCAAPKRLKRIRPVDDGSRSRPSSSKHDKHQPIASGSSSQQKISSTREYTDSTDKIISDAKELQLMQDFITQKICKMESDCEKPSEVDRVFKQALREFKDNLVAQYSVAHKQNSDVLNIKYRDLIANFEQVIETTSGRKNDFPLTMGVNAFRGFMNEFMNSRETEKPKTKRKKDKKRKHDDHTTFNGHTFQLTILNIATACEICQQFLLWPIERGLVCQNCKLTCHKKCYQKSASCNKIANSDPNALLGGVSGSASAVVAGGCGPDGQPLYGGGIPTKLFGVPLTALCSNTSDGVKIPTQINNLIMMIEMHGLYSEGIYRKSGVSSKIKDLKAKMDRAVTSVDGGGGGEMDFESYNVHVLTNVLKSFLREMPEPLLTFDRYDDFLRAADLSDGSDRVQTLLSLVKKIPPAHHCLFERLIFHLALVAKLEQYNRMSASSLAIVFAPCVLRTNRYVPAQDSLNDIGRQTKCMETLITQKMLNVKSTLADIDTLDTAAHTATARLSTLRSSKVFTQEEMANARGTGGIPAGGILETETEEMLLEGHIQEIQKEKALLTSTLPNLARASSDDDLLSTDLDGEGGSLDDLSNSKEKDLDVSSTGGNGSGGTGGGEGGSGGGGGGGAGAGAGNNMIRDSGISIRYQAPSDHSGASSNVSLNNDVPMAVSYSLRDQSVSGGGGGVGVEYFHKMGSAASGTGPPTVKTKSLSHQTLLEREAFLRGSTNTSTSVSSPQSPTTATASATDRSSTPSSSASAPSMIKTQQNGNGGIVGRSSESSTGSVGTAGSTVDRGGGAITGNSGGSKRSDINLSHSMITLSTTSHSLGGSTTSSSSSSGVGSTGSGSELQRQKPIIIRSVSGGYEVSGGNSSSSIATSISSSTGTNAVTSSSSNHRILIQAASSNTTNTTVPSPSGANSTSASNSSISSTVLARDNNVGKEGGAQPVIKLSSSRRMSSGGGKRSGGGGSSSTAGGTAAGGATSTAGDDEPIMV; from the exons TGCATCGTGATCAGCGGCGAAAGTGGTTCGGGCAAGACGGAAAGCACAAACTTCCTGCTGCACCACCTGACGGCCCTATCGCAGAAAGGTGCGCATGGATCAGGCGTCGAGCAAACGATCCTCAGTGCCGGTCCGGTACTGGAAGCGTTCGGTAACGCGAAAACggcccacaacaacaatagcagccGGTTTGGCAAGTTCATCCAGGTGAATTACCGCGAGAATGGCATGGTACAGGGTGCGGTGGTGCAGAAGTATCTGCTGGAGAAGAGTCGCATCGTGTCGCAGGGCCACTATGAGCGCAACTACCACGTGTTCTACTACCTGTTGTCTGGGGCGACGGATGCGGAGCGCGAGGCTCTCCATCTGCTGCCGCCCGAGAAGTATCACTACCTGAACGCCAAGAATCTCATACTCGAGAACTGCGACGAAAAGTACGAGTTTTCGCGTCTCAAGCAGAGCATGGAAATGGTAGGTTTCTCGGCCGAGAAGCAGCGGCGTCTATTCAACGTCCTATCGGCGGTGCTGCTCCTGGGCAACGTGGAGTTCTTCCCGAAGAAGTCCACCTACCATCACGACGAGAGCGTGCAGGTGCGCAATCCGGACGTGGTCGGGCTGATCTCGGAGCTATTACGCGTCAAGCAGGAAACGCTCATGTCGGCACTCACGTCCAAGCGTGTCAAGGCGAGTGGCGAAACGCTGATAATGCAGTACAAGCTACCGGAGGCGATCGCGGCCCGGGATGCGCTTGCCAAATGTCTGTACGGTGCGCTGTTCGATTGGATTGTGCTGCAGGTGAACCATGCACTGCTGAACAAGGACCAGGCGCTGCACACGGGACACTCGATCGGGGTACTCGATATTTTCGGGTTCGAGGACTTTGGACCGCAGAACAGCTTCGAGCAACTGTGCATAAACTACGCAAACGAGCATTTACAGTATTACTTTAATCTG CACGTGTTCAAGTACGAACAGAAGGAATACAAACGCGAGGGAATCAAATGGACTGATATAGAATTTCTAGACAATTATGGCTGCCTGCAGCTGTTCGAATCGAAACCTTCCGGTTTGCTGTGTATACTGGACGATCTGTGCAA TTTTCCCGGTGCCACCAACGAAACGTTGCTGCAAAAGTTCAACAGTGTTCACAAGGACAACGCATTTTACGAGAAGCCACAGCGGAAGGAGAACGCATTTATCATAAAGCATTACGCGGGAAAGGTGAAATACCAG GTGGCAGAAATGCGGGAAAAGAATCTCGATCTGATGCGGCAGGACATCGTAAGCGTGCTGAAAAACTCCAGTATGGCGTTCGTGCGCGAGCTAGTCGGTGCGGATCCGGTCGCCGTCTTTCGATGGGCGATATTGCGGGCGTTCTTCCGGGGCTACTTTGCCTTCCGGTCGGCTGGCATCAAGCATAGGAAAGAGCGTGCCGATATGTCGTTCAACAAGCTCGCTACCAAGACGCGCTATCGTGCCCCGAACGATAGTATTGTGAG TCATCTTGTGACCGTTTCGTCGGTGAATCTAACAATCAATCGGATTGC CAAGCGTATCAGCAATGCCATGAGCGACTTCACTTCGGGCTCTTCATCCCCGGGCAGCGTCTCGCCCTACCACCGGCAATCACTCGGTAATGCGGCCATCGGATACAGTCAAGCTGCAGGCGGTGGATCACCAGCGGGAGCCGCCTCGACGCCACGTCGCTCGTGGTCAAATTTTGCtttcaataacaaaaacttccCGGACGGCAAACTGAACTACGAATGCCAACAGCAGGTGGTGGACTCGAAGCACTATCCTACTCATCACTATCAGCACCAGACGGGTGCATCTCCTTCGTCGGTCTACGGAAACAATGGTTCTCCGGGAGGAGCtggcggaggaggagcaggcaGGCACTCGTCCGTACCTAATAACATGACTGGCGCTAGTTCGGGTGGCGCAAGTGGTGCCGGTTCAAAAGGATATGGTTTCGGTACAGCCGCTGCAAGAAGCCGCTTCGAGCGTTCTGGCCAGGATGTGATGGCCCGTGCGTCGCAAATCGTGAT gaaaaacaaatcgtttcgTCCGCGGGAACGCCCGAAGAAGGGGCTCAAGAATCTCCAGTCGGTAAAAACGTTATCCGCTGGCCAAAACCTCACCAACCAAACGTCCGGTATTAAGACGCGCAAACAGCCACTCACTGTGACGGCTCAATTCCAGAACTCGTTGATCGCTCTAATGGAAACGTTGAACCAG GCTAATCCATTCTTCATTCGATGTATTAAATCGAACCCGAACAAAATACCTAACCAATTCGACGATGCCACCGTTACGCGACAG CTTCGGTACACGGGCATGCTGGAGACGGTGCGTATCCGTCGGGCCGGCTACAACGTTCGCTTGACGTACGAGGAGTTCATCCAGCTGTACCGCATCCTGCTGCCCAAGGGGCTAGTGAGCTCGCAGAAGGATGTGCGTGACTTTATGAGCACGATGGATCTAAACAAGCAGCATTATCAGCTCGGTCTTACCAAGATCTACATGCGCGAATCGCAGAAGATGCGGTTGGATGTAGCGCTGCACACGAAGATCATCGATAGCATCATTCGCATTCAGCGCTGGTTCCGAGCGATACTACAGCGCAAAAAGTACTGCCAATACCGGAATGCCGCCTGCACAATCCAGTCCTACTGGCGTGACTATTTGCGTGAAAAGCAGGAGAAGTTTACGCGCAAAATCCGGAACCATGCGGCCACTGTGATACAGGCCACGTGGCGTGGCTACACCGTGCGCAAGTGGTACAGCAAACTGAAGACGGGTGTACTCGTAATACAGGCACGTATACGGGGCAACCAGGCGCGATCCCGGTTTAAGGAACTGCTGAGCAAGAAGCTGCAGCGGGATAGGGTGAAGCTGCGTTCGACCCAGAGCCTACCGGTCGAACGGCCGGGCGTGCCATCCGTCGGAACATCGTATGCTGGGGCcggtggaggaggacgagaaggTGGATATGCGGAGGTGGTACAAGTAATTGAACATCGCAAAAAACCGATGCCTGCGGCCGTCGTAGGGCGAAGCTTCGAGACGGCAATCGACATAGTAAACAAGAATCGGGCCCTGTTCGCTGACGACAGTATGTCGGCGGACTTtatcgatgatgacgatgaagacgacgacgaggaagaagaggacgaggaggaggaagcggaaTTGGAAGCAGTTCGTGGTTCGAGGCAAGGAcacgaggaagacgacgaggaggatgatgaggagggcTACGAGGATTTAGGTCTGGTGGATGATCCACACTTTTCGGCAGTCACGATGCTGAGCCCGGTACATGGTGTCACGTCGATGCCACTGACGACACCCGCGGCTACCTCCTCCCCGGTTGGGGCAATCAAAAACAGCGCACTATTAGATAGAAAAGAGAAGTACGTAAAGAATCTGGCCATAAGCGGTACAACGGGCACTGGTGTGACGCCATCCATTGCTAGCTCTAGCTCTAGCAACAATGGTGCATCCTACCAGAAGACTCCACTGCAACGGCAGGAAGATGTATTGGATCGACCAAACCCTCGGCTGTACGATATCGAGCGTGCCAGCAAGAGTACCTTCGACGATACGGAACTGGCTAAGTATCGTTACGAGCGTGGTGGTATCCTCGGTGCACTCGATGCCAGTAGTAGCGGAGTGAAACTACCGGTGCGTCGTGTCGATTCGGGACCGTCCTCTTCAGTTACAGGAGGTGGCGGCGTCAGCGGCGCTGTTGGTCGCCCCGGAGTGCAACGGTTTCGCTACGGTGATACTAGCACGTACGGCGGTACTGGTGGCATGATACGTAGTCCGAACTACAGCAATAATAGTTATAGTAATAGCAATGTTGAAATCGTCTTTGTAAATACTGCCCAGGACGCggccagtggtagtggtaaaGGTGAGACACCAGCGAAAAACTCACAGATGAGCGGCACGCCTGCATCGCGGAATCTCAATCGTAACAGCAGCTCCGGCACGCTAACCACAACaccacatcagcaacagttgGCCAGTCTACGACGCGATTCGTTGCCATTTAGCCATCGTCTTTCGTCCCGCACATCTGGAGATGAAATCAACTCCAATTATCATctactgcaacagcaacaacagcagcagcaacataaacaaaTGCTGCATCAGCAAAGCGTGTCGGCAATGGCGGGGATTTCGTCGCagtcgcaatcgcaatcgttgCCGCTGGCCAGTGCTGGCGGACACATTGGAAACTATCAGAATCTGCAGTTTCCTCCAACTTCCAACtatcaccagcaacatcaccatcaccagcaacagcagcagcagcagcagcaacaacaacaacaacaacaacaacagcagcagcagcaacaacaacaacaacagcagcagcaacagcaattacAACAATCGGTATACAACAATAATGCAACCGCCATCAGTAACAGCTTgaccagtagtagcagcacaagcagcagcagcaacaacagcaacgtaaaaatgtcctcctcctcctctggaaGTTCTTATACCGTAGCATCGTATGGTAACACTGCAGCGGGAAGTAGCCGAGCTGACCCGGTAGCATCTATTAGCCAATCCAGAGTGTCGGCCGCCTATCCGGATGATTTCGCACAGAACTACTACAATGCAATGGCTACACCGAAAGGTAAGGCAGCGGCCTTGCTTGGTACGGCCAAATCGGAGGACAGCACTGTGTCTGGTGCCGGAGGTAGCAGCAAGTATAGCGGTGccggcgttggtggtggatcgcTCGCTAAGGCAGATAGTAGCGATATGGTCCTGGCTGCTTCCTCGGCTGGTAGCAAATCGAACCGTCGCCTTAAATCGTCTAACCTCAGTGAGGATCAACCTCAGCAGTTGGCAGGTGTGGGTAGCGGAAATAACGCCGTTAGCTATCATCCAGGAACGGGACTGACCAGACGTGCACCGGTTGGTGGTAATGCTGCCTTGCCGAGTAGCACTTCCTCCAGTGGCATGGACACACTAAAGCGGCGCAACTCCGATCCTACCAACAAGGTGCCGCTATTGGAAGTAAACCGCGGTAACGATATGTACCAGTCGAGCACGCGAATCAACATCGCGGGCCACCAGTTCCGTAAGGTGCAGCGCATAAACAAGGCGGAAAGGTGCGCCTGCTGCCAGGAGATCGATTCGTTCGTCAACGAAGGATACCGCTGCCTGGATTGTAAGGTGCTGGTGCACACCAAGTGTatccaaaatggtggcatTAAGTCGCTGCAGTGTGCGGCGCCGAAGCGTTTGAAGCGCATCCGGCCCGTCGACGATGGTAGTAGGAGTAGACCCTCCTCCTCGAAGCACGACAAGCACCAACCGATAGcgagcggtagcagcagccagcagaagATCTCGTCGACACGCGAGTACACCGATTCGACCGATAAAATTATAAGCGATGCCAAAGAGCTGCAACTGATGCAGGACTTCATAACGCAGAAGATCTGCAAGATGGAGAGTGACTGCGAGAAGCCGTCCGAGGTGGACCGAGTGTTCAAACAGGCGCTGCGCGAATTTAAGGACAACCTGGTAGCGCAGTACAGCGTGGCTCACAAGCAGAACTCGGACGTGCTGAACATCAAGTATCGCGATCTGATCGCCAACTTTGAGCAGGTGATCGAGACAACGTCGGGGCGGAAGAACGACTTCCCGCTCACGATGGGCGTCAATGCGTTCCGCGGCTTCATGAACGAGTTCATGAACTCACGCGAGACAGAAAAGCCGAAAACGAAGCGCAAGAAAGACAAGAAGCGAAAACACGACGACCATACCACGTTCAACG GACATACATTCCAACTGACGATACTCAACATAGCGACGGCTTGTGAAATCTGCCAACAGTTTCTCTTGTGGCCAATCGAGCGAGGACTG GTTTGTCAAAACTGCAAACTAACCTGCCACAAGAAGTGCTACCAGAAGTCGGCCTCGTGCAATAAGATCGCCAACTCCGATCCAAACGCGCTActtggtggtgttagtggcaGTGCATCTGCAGTTGTGGCCGGCGGGTGCGGTCCCGATGGTCAACCATTGTACGGTGGCGGTATACCCACGAAGCTGTTTGGTGTTCCACTAACAGCCCTGTGTAGCAATACGAGCGATGGCGTCAAGATTCCGACCCAGATTAATAATCTGATCATGATGATCGAGATGCATGGCCTTTACTCGGAGGGCATCTACCGGAAAAGTGGCGTCAGTTCGAAGATCAAGGATCTGAAGGCGAAGATGGACCGTGCGGTGACAAGTGTAgatggaggtggaggtggcgaGATGGATTTCGAGTCGTACAACGTTCACGTGCTGACAAATGTGCTAAAGTCTTTTCTGCGCGAAATGCCGGAACCGCTGCTTACGTTTGATCGGTATGATGATTTTCTGCGTGCTGCCGACCTGTCCGATGGTAGCGATCGCGTCCAAACGTTGCTCTCGCTAGTGAAGAAGATTCCCCCAGCGCACCACTGTTTGTTCGAGCGGCTTATCTTCCATCTAGCACTGGTGGCTAAGCTAGAGCAGTACAACCGCATGTCAGCTAGTTCGCTAGCAATCGTGTTCGCACCGTGCGTCCTTCGGACTAATCGGTATGTGCCGGCGCAGGATAGCTTAAACGATATCGGACGCCAGACGAAATGCATGGAGACCCTTATTACACAGAAGATGCTGAACGTAAAGAGTACGCTGGCCGACATCGATACCCTCGATACGgccgcacacacagccacagctcGCCTGAGCACACTGCGGAGCAGCAAGGTATTCACGCAGGAAGAAATGGCAAACGCAAGGGGTACCGGTGGCATACCGGCCGGGGGTATCcttgaaacggaaacggaagagaTGTTACTCGAGGGTCACATACAGGAGAtacagaaggagaaggcacTGCTCACCTCAACCTTGCCGAATCTGGCACGGGCCAGTTCGGACGATGATCTGCTGTCCACCGATCTCGATGGAGAAGGGGGCAGTCTCGATGATCTGAGCAACAGCAAGGAGAAGGATCTGGACGTAAGCAGCACAGGCGGcaatggtagtggtggcacaGGAGGCGGTGAAGGTGgtagcggaggaggaggaggaggaggagcaggagccggAGCAGGAAACAATATGATCAGAGATAGTGGTATCTCAATCCGCTACCAGGCACCCTCCGATCACAGCGGCGCTAGTAGTAATGTTAGTCTTAACAATGACGTCCCGATGGCTGTGAGTTATTCGTTGCGTGATCAGAGtgtgagtggtggtgggggtggcgTTGGAGTGGAGTATTTCCATAAGATGGGTTCCGCTGCATCCGGAACAGGACCACCGACGGTGAAAACGAAATCTCTTTCCCATCAGACGCTGCTCGAGCGGGAAGCATTCTTACGCGGTAGCACCAATACCTCCACATCCGTCTCCTCTCCACAGTCACCGACGACCGCGACAGCGTCAGCAACCGATCGTTCCTCAACACCGTCATCATCCGCTTCCGCACCGTCGATGATCAAGACGCAACAGAACGGGAATGGTGGTATTGTCGGTAGATCATCCGAAAGCAGTACCGGTAGCGTTGGCACAGCTGGATCCACGGtagatcgtggtggtggtgctattaCCGGCAATAGTGGTGGCAGCAAACGATCCGACATCAATCTGAGCCATTCAATGATCACACTCTCCACAACATCGCACAGTCTCGGTGGCAgcacgacgagcagcagcagcagcagtggtgtcGGCAGTACGGGCAGTGGTAGTGAACTACAGCGCCAGAAACCGATCATCATACGCAGCGTGTCCGGTGGGTACGAGGTAAGCGgtggcaacagtagcagcagtattgCAacctccatctcctcctcgaCCGGCACCAATGCGGTTACGTCATCCTCGTCGAACCATCGCATCCTCATCCAGGCTGCGTCAtcaaacaccaccaacactaccgtACCATCACCTTCCGGCGCTAACTCCACTTCGGCTTCCAACTCGTCTATTAGCTCCACGGTCCTTGCGAGAGACAATAACGTGGGAAAGGAAGGTGGTGCCCAGCCAGTCATCAAACTCTCCTCGTCCCGCCGGATGTCTAGTGGCGGAGGGAAGCGATCAGGTGGAGGTGGTAGCTCGTCGACTGCTGGTGGAACAGCGGCTGGTGGTGCCACAAGCACTGCCGGTGACGATGAACCGATAATGGTTTGA